A region from the Gemmatimonadaceae bacterium genome encodes:
- a CDS encoding superoxide dismutase produces MPHTLAALPYAFEALEPHIDAQTMQIHHGKHHQAYVNNLNGALDKHSALHARTLDGLLADLASVPDDIRGAVRNNGGGHWNHTFFWGIMGAPAGAEPTGRLADAINKAFGSFGAFKEKFAAAGVGRFGSGWAWLVNDGGALSITSTPNQDNPIMDGKSAGQILLGIDVWEHAYYLKYQNRRPDYIAAWWNVVNWNAVAARF; encoded by the coding sequence ATGCCGCACACCCTTGCCGCCCTGCCCTACGCCTTCGAAGCGCTCGAGCCCCACATCGACGCGCAGACCATGCAGATCCATCACGGAAAGCATCACCAGGCCTACGTGAACAACCTCAACGGCGCGCTGGACAAGCACTCGGCCCTGCACGCGCGCACCCTTGACGGGTTGCTGGCCGACCTCGCGTCCGTTCCCGACGACATCCGCGGAGCGGTGCGCAACAACGGCGGCGGCCACTGGAACCACACGTTCTTCTGGGGCATCATGGGCGCCCCGGCAGGCGCCGAGCCCACGGGCCGACTCGCGGACGCGATCAACAAGGCGTTCGGCTCGTTCGGCGCTTTCAAGGAGAAGTTCGCGGCCGCCGGCGTCGGCCGGTTCGGCTCGGGCTGGGCGTGGCTGGTGAACGATGGCGGTGCGTTGAGCATCACCTCGACGCCCAACCAGGACAACCCGATCATGGACGGCAAGTCCGCGGGCCAGATCCTGCTCGGCATCGACGTGTGGGAGCACGCGTATTACCTGAAGTACCAGAACCGTCGTCCCGATTACATCGCCGCGTGGTGGAACGTCGTGAACTGGAACGCGGTCGCTGCCCGTTTCTAG
- the speA gene encoding biosynthetic arginine decarboxylase: MTSTRPAAPAPSGADETHVAPRWSVDDAKALYNVDGWGGGFFDVNAQGRVIVRPDPEMPTRTVDLYELAVDLEAQGIQLPVLFRFSDILRKRIETLSEGFQAAIKEWDYTGGYTSVYPIKVNQQRHVVEEIVAFGRKHGVGLEAGSKPELQAVLGLADSTEHIIVCNGYKDEEFMRLALMGQKLGHQVFIVVEQLSELEVLLAAADDLGVVPNAGVRIKLAAEGAGRWAQSGGEKSKFGLNTAELMKLIDRLQDLGRIDILKLVHFHLGSQITDIRYIKTGLQEISRFYLELHRMGVNITHVDVGGGLGVDYDGTNSTNQASVNYTLQEYASDVVYALAEACRDSRIPMPHLISESGRALTAHHALLLLRVIDVESQADHVEPTLQPSDHVLLHEMAEDYRALSRKKLPKRKVIEIYHDASFDKDRAQQLFNSGVLSLRDRATAETMYMATMNRIAHIVAESRTGYEEIVKDVEATLCDRYFCNFSLFQSLPDSWAIDQLFPIMPIHRLNEKPDRRGTLQDMSCDSDGKIDRFVGGKDGKPNLELHPFRDGEDYILGIFLTGAYQEILGDLHNLFGDTNAVHVRLTDAGYELTHLVHGDTVTEVLNYVQFSASDLLATFRRKVANARELSRQEANTYIAEYVAGLEGYTYLEGEAAR; encoded by the coding sequence ATGACCAGCACTCGCCCCGCCGCGCCGGCACCCAGCGGCGCCGATGAAACCCATGTCGCGCCCAGGTGGTCGGTCGACGATGCCAAGGCGCTCTACAACGTCGATGGATGGGGCGGCGGCTTCTTCGACGTGAACGCGCAGGGCCGCGTCATCGTCCGTCCGGATCCCGAGATGCCGACGCGGACGGTGGACCTCTACGAACTGGCGGTCGACCTCGAGGCCCAGGGCATCCAGCTGCCCGTGCTCTTCCGCTTCTCCGACATCCTGCGCAAGCGGATCGAGACGCTGAGCGAGGGCTTTCAGGCGGCGATCAAGGAGTGGGACTACACCGGCGGCTACACCTCGGTCTACCCGATCAAGGTGAACCAGCAGCGCCACGTCGTCGAGGAAATCGTCGCGTTCGGGCGCAAGCACGGCGTCGGACTCGAAGCGGGGTCCAAGCCGGAACTCCAGGCCGTGCTCGGTCTGGCCGATTCGACCGAGCACATCATCGTGTGCAACGGCTACAAGGACGAGGAGTTCATGCGCCTCGCCCTGATGGGGCAGAAGCTCGGCCACCAGGTGTTCATCGTGGTGGAGCAGCTGTCGGAGCTCGAAGTGCTGCTCGCCGCGGCCGACGACCTCGGGGTGGTCCCCAACGCCGGCGTGCGCATCAAGCTCGCCGCCGAGGGTGCGGGGCGGTGGGCCCAGAGCGGCGGCGAGAAGTCCAAGTTCGGCCTGAATACCGCCGAACTGATGAAGCTCATCGACCGGCTCCAGGACCTGGGCCGCATCGACATCCTCAAGCTCGTGCACTTCCACCTCGGCAGCCAGATCACCGACATCCGCTACATCAAGACGGGGCTGCAGGAGATTTCCCGCTTCTACCTCGAGCTGCACCGGATGGGCGTGAACATCACGCACGTGGATGTGGGCGGAGGGCTGGGCGTGGACTACGACGGCACCAACTCCACGAACCAGGCGAGCGTCAACTATACGTTGCAGGAGTACGCGAGCGACGTGGTCTACGCCCTGGCCGAGGCGTGTCGCGATAGCCGGATCCCGATGCCGCACCTCATCAGCGAGTCGGGGCGTGCCCTCACCGCGCATCACGCCCTGCTGCTTCTGCGCGTCATCGACGTCGAGTCGCAGGCCGACCACGTCGAGCCCACGTTGCAGCCCAGCGACCACGTCCTCCTCCACGAAATGGCCGAGGACTATCGTGCGCTATCCCGAAAGAAGCTGCCCAAGCGCAAGGTCATCGAGATCTACCACGACGCGTCGTTCGACAAGGATCGCGCGCAGCAGCTGTTCAACAGCGGCGTGCTGTCGCTTCGCGACCGTGCCACTGCCGAGACGATGTACATGGCGACGATGAATCGCATCGCGCACATCGTGGCCGAGAGCCGGACCGGGTACGAGGAGATCGTGAAGGACGTCGAGGCCACGCTCTGCGACCGCTACTTCTGCAACTTCTCCCTGTTCCAGTCGCTGCCGGACAGTTGGGCGATCGACCAGCTGTTCCCGATCATGCCGATCCATCGGCTGAACGAGAAGCCCGACCGCCGCGGTACGCTGCAGGACATGTCCTGCGACTCCGACGGCAAGATCGATCGCTTCGTCGGCGGCAAGGACGGGAAGCCCAACCTCGAACTGCATCCGTTCCGCGACGGCGAGGACTACATCCTCGGCATCTTCCTCACGGGCGCGTACCAGGAGATCCTGGGCGACCTCCACAACCTGTTCGGCGACACCAACGCCGTGCACGTGCGCCTCACCGATGCCGGCTACGAGCTCACGCACCTCGTGCACGGTGACACGGTGACGGAGGTGCTGAACTACGTGCAGTTCAGCGCCTCCGACCTGCTCGCGACCTTCCGGCGCAAGGTCGCCAATGCCCGCGAGCTCTCACGTCAGGAAGCCAACACCTATATCGCGGAGTACGTGGCCGGGCTCGAGGGATACACCTACCTCGAGGGCGAGGCGGCGCGGTAG
- a CDS encoding ABC transporter permease has product MQRILRRGAESLVLFWLVVSLTFLLTRLAPGDPTDLLVPPTARAEDIARLRAAYGLDAGLAGQYARWTTQVLSGDLGLSFATQEPVRDVIRRALPITLALGVTSLALTFLLGVSVGLWQARRADTTADRIATTISIAIFAAPSFWMALALVALFTSGATHFGWPAWLRLPAMGLETPGSEWRGWARASDIARHAVLPVTVLTAIGAAGLARYARAAALDLLASDWVRTARAKGLGASAVMRRHVLANARPPLITLLALSLPGTVAGSVFVESVFAWPGMGRTMLASIAARDYPVVMGAALVYAALVIASNWLADVAVAWADPRRRDA; this is encoded by the coding sequence GTGCAACGCATCCTGCGCCGCGGCGCCGAGTCGCTCGTGCTCTTCTGGCTCGTCGTTTCGCTCACGTTTCTCCTCACGCGACTGGCCCCTGGTGATCCCACGGACCTGCTCGTCCCACCGACCGCGCGCGCCGAGGACATCGCGCGACTGCGCGCGGCCTACGGGCTCGACGCCGGCCTCGCCGGCCAATATGCACGATGGACGACGCAGGTGCTCTCTGGCGACCTGGGCCTCTCGTTCGCGACGCAGGAGCCGGTGCGCGATGTCATCCGGCGCGCACTGCCGATCACCCTCGCGCTGGGTGTCACGTCCCTTGCGTTGACGTTCCTTCTCGGCGTGAGCGTCGGCCTGTGGCAGGCGCGACGCGCCGACACCACCGCGGACCGTATCGCGACGACGATCAGCATCGCGATCTTTGCGGCGCCCAGCTTCTGGATGGCGCTGGCGCTGGTTGCCCTCTTCACGTCCGGCGCGACGCACTTCGGGTGGCCGGCCTGGCTGCGACTGCCGGCCATGGGCCTGGAGACGCCGGGGAGCGAATGGCGCGGATGGGCGCGGGCGAGCGACATCGCGCGGCACGCCGTGTTGCCGGTGACCGTGCTCACCGCGATCGGCGCCGCGGGACTTGCGCGTTATGCACGCGCGGCCGCGCTGGACCTCCTGGCCAGCGACTGGGTGCGCACGGCGCGCGCCAAGGGACTCGGGGCGAGCGCGGTCATGCGACGACACGTGCTCGCGAATGCACGACCGCCGCTCATCACGCTGCTGGCCCTGTCGCTCCCTGGCACGGTGGCCGGTTCGGTGTTCGTGGAGAGCGTCTTCGCGTGGCCCGGCATGGGGCGTACGATGCTCGCATCCATCGCGGCCCGGGACTACCCGGTGGTCATGGGGGCGGCCCTCGTGTATGCCGCGCTGGTAATTGCGTCCAACTGGCTGGCCGACGTGGCCGTGGCGTGGGCCGACCCGCGCCGGCGCGACGCATGA
- a CDS encoding c-type cytochrome, translated as MRIVKRLLAGLVGIVALLLVLVYGVSSWKMSRTMSVSDSVPVFTHDSATIARGAYLVRAITKCGECHGADLGGKLFIDGGPLGTFHAPNLTSGQGGLGKVLSDTAIVVAIRHGLNPTGHKLQWMPSLDWVQLADEDAAAIVAYLRSVPPIDRPSEPSSVGPLGRALYLAGVLPLFDAEAIEHDGIQRSRPPNGVTVEYGRYLANIGGCTGCHGPTLSGGPLPGAPPEFKPAANLTPEGIGHYTESDFFRALREGRRPNGTPIDTLMPVTATRQMTDDDIRAVFAFLRTVPPKPFGNR; from the coding sequence ATGCGCATCGTCAAGCGGCTCCTCGCTGGTCTCGTTGGCATCGTCGCGCTTCTGCTCGTTCTGGTGTACGGGGTCTCATCCTGGAAGATGAGCCGCACCATGTCCGTGTCGGACAGCGTCCCGGTCTTCACCCACGACTCGGCGACGATCGCGCGCGGCGCGTACCTCGTCCGGGCGATCACCAAGTGCGGCGAGTGCCACGGCGCCGACCTGGGCGGCAAGCTGTTCATCGACGGCGGCCCGCTCGGCACCTTCCACGCGCCGAACCTAACGAGTGGCCAGGGCGGGCTCGGGAAAGTCCTCTCCGACACCGCGATCGTCGTGGCGATCCGGCACGGCCTCAACCCGACCGGCCACAAGCTCCAGTGGATGCCGTCGCTCGACTGGGTGCAGCTGGCCGACGAAGACGCCGCCGCCATCGTCGCGTACCTCCGCAGCGTGCCCCCGATCGACCGACCTTCGGAGCCATCGTCCGTCGGGCCGCTGGGCCGCGCCCTGTACCTCGCCGGGGTTCTCCCCCTTTTCGACGCGGAAGCCATCGAGCACGACGGCATCCAGCGCTCGCGGCCACCCAACGGCGTCACGGTGGAGTACGGCCGCTACCTCGCCAACATCGGCGGGTGCACCGGGTGTCACGGGCCGACGCTGTCGGGTGGGCCCCTGCCCGGCGCGCCACCCGAGTTCAAGCCGGCGGCGAACCTCACGCCGGAGGGCATCGGGCACTACACGGAGTCGGACTTCTTCCGCGCGCTCCGCGAGGGGCGACGCCCGAACGGCACGCCGATCGACACGCTGATGCCGGTCACCGCGACCCGTCAGATGACCGACGACGACATCCGCGCCGTCTTTGCCTTCCTCCGCACCGTGCCGCCGAAACCGTTCGGCAACCGTTAG
- a CDS encoding heparinase II/III family protein: MDTLPVTGTFLLASPADLAARREVVAGPLAGLARSLEEDLSPLLAADRIVLPPEKARLTRTGGRCPVHGVLLAFDPLSPRAHTCPVCGDVFTSDDHYRWWIMNYQLWLAERCVHAAALAATRESAPCRDLAERILSACVSAYLHYPNKDNVLGPTRPFFSTYLESIWALQLAVALDLLEQSGATGALGAAVRSELLEPSLALICEYDEGASNRQVWNNAAMLAIATLLANDAVAERAIHGKAGLLAHLRDGLLADGAWYEGENYHQFAHRGLWYGVTMAERRGEPLPEALAERFAEAFAIPFATALPDFTSPARRDSQYGVSLRQWRYAESCELGLARRDDPRLSAALLELYRDDVAPGDTERARSTAEAERNAPAARLTRASLGWKSLLHAQPTLPDAPRARPTPASVHLAHQGFAVFRRRGGQVYAGLDYGVPGGGHGHPDRLNLWLVTGADRWLEDVGTGSYVDRSLFWYRSTLAHNAPLMNGTSQPYGAGVLRAWDEQGDAGWVEAEFEIVPGRARVTRRLIVMPGYLIDEVRWASADDTTFDLPMHVDPDEGPGTGWEPSTIAVTPGSGFEFLRGVERASGTSFDAFAATRAASSIRGWIQSDAACEWYRATAPGPPGEPPRRFIFSRWRGHEGRMRMVCAWDASVSAVRFTPETISLLAGGERHAHRAIGPAWHVRTQGVGAPVEIVLRGRASAPRPVSPAALEAVGTLPRHMLAAGRPFVMELAERHYRRSELPWAAAGAPEASLRVAAGREAVDIDVQVRKRDPVFAPPRRENLLDNEDPDINSDGLQLYLTLPDSQAQASWLLVPEEGGGVRIAARQVSGSVPAIGAEWRLTTDGYRVRIHLPRGSQGLGIDRHFMLNVVINEISRDRERRRGQLVATGATGEWVYLRGDREDPLRMLAFEIVDA, translated from the coding sequence GTGGACACTCTCCCGGTGACCGGCACCTTCCTGCTCGCTTCTCCCGCCGACCTCGCGGCGCGACGTGAGGTGGTCGCCGGTCCGCTGGCGGGTCTCGCGCGCTCCCTCGAGGAGGACCTCTCTCCGCTGCTCGCGGCGGACCGCATCGTGTTGCCACCGGAGAAGGCCCGCCTGACGAGAACGGGCGGACGTTGCCCGGTTCACGGCGTCCTGCTCGCCTTCGATCCCCTGTCGCCGCGGGCGCACACGTGCCCGGTGTGTGGCGACGTGTTCACCAGCGATGACCATTACCGCTGGTGGATAATGAACTACCAGCTCTGGCTCGCCGAGCGGTGCGTGCATGCGGCGGCCCTCGCCGCGACGCGCGAGAGTGCCCCGTGCCGCGACCTCGCCGAACGCATCCTCTCGGCGTGCGTGTCGGCGTACCTGCACTACCCAAACAAGGACAACGTGCTTGGCCCCACGCGGCCGTTCTTCAGCACGTACCTCGAGAGCATCTGGGCCCTGCAGCTGGCGGTCGCGCTCGACCTGCTCGAACAATCGGGCGCGACCGGCGCCCTCGGCGCCGCCGTGCGCAGTGAACTGCTCGAACCGTCGCTCGCGCTCATCTGCGAATACGATGAGGGCGCCTCGAATCGTCAGGTCTGGAACAATGCCGCCATGCTCGCCATCGCGACGCTTCTCGCCAATGACGCCGTCGCCGAGCGCGCCATCCACGGCAAGGCCGGTCTGCTGGCGCACCTGCGTGACGGCCTGCTCGCCGACGGCGCCTGGTACGAAGGAGAGAACTATCATCAATTCGCGCATCGCGGCCTGTGGTACGGTGTCACCATGGCCGAGCGACGAGGCGAGCCGTTGCCTGAGGCGTTGGCCGAGCGCTTTGCAGAGGCGTTCGCCATCCCTTTTGCCACCGCGCTGCCGGACTTCACGTCCCCGGCGCGGCGCGACTCGCAATACGGCGTCTCACTGCGCCAGTGGCGCTACGCCGAGTCGTGTGAACTCGGCCTCGCGCGACGGGACGACCCGCGACTCTCCGCTGCGCTCCTGGAGTTGTACCGCGACGACGTTGCCCCGGGCGATACCGAGCGCGCCCGCTCGACCGCCGAGGCGGAGCGCAACGCACCCGCGGCGCGCCTGACGAGAGCGTCGCTGGGCTGGAAGTCGCTCCTGCACGCGCAGCCAACGCTGCCGGACGCCCCGCGCGCGCGACCGACGCCTGCTTCCGTGCACCTGGCGCACCAGGGGTTTGCGGTTTTTCGGCGGCGCGGTGGGCAGGTGTACGCGGGCCTCGATTATGGAGTCCCTGGCGGCGGTCATGGTCATCCGGATCGGCTCAACCTGTGGCTCGTGACGGGTGCCGATCGCTGGCTCGAGGACGTGGGCACCGGTTCGTACGTGGATCGCTCGCTCTTCTGGTACCGCTCGACCCTCGCGCACAACGCGCCGCTCATGAACGGCACGTCGCAGCCGTACGGCGCCGGCGTCCTGCGCGCCTGGGACGAACAGGGAGATGCCGGATGGGTGGAGGCTGAGTTCGAGATCGTGCCCGGACGGGCACGCGTGACACGACGGCTCATCGTGATGCCCGGCTACCTGATCGATGAGGTGCGCTGGGCGAGTGCCGACGACACGACGTTCGACCTGCCGATGCACGTCGACCCGGACGAGGGGCCGGGTACCGGATGGGAGCCGTCGACGATCGCCGTCACGCCGGGCAGCGGCTTCGAGTTTCTGCGCGGCGTCGAACGCGCATCAGGCACGTCGTTCGACGCATTCGCGGCCACGCGCGCAGCCTCGTCGATTCGCGGATGGATCCAGAGCGACGCGGCCTGCGAGTGGTATCGCGCGACTGCCCCCGGGCCGCCGGGCGAACCGCCGCGACGATTCATCTTTTCGCGCTGGCGAGGACACGAAGGGCGCATGCGCATGGTGTGCGCCTGGGACGCCAGCGTGAGCGCCGTGCGCTTCACGCCCGAGACGATTTCGCTCCTCGCCGGTGGCGAGCGACACGCACACCGCGCGATCGGCCCCGCGTGGCACGTCCGCACGCAGGGCGTGGGGGCGCCCGTCGAGATCGTGCTGCGCGGTCGCGCGTCGGCGCCGCGTCCGGTCTCACCCGCGGCGCTCGAGGCCGTAGGCACGTTGCCGCGCCACATGCTGGCCGCAGGCCGTCCGTTCGTGATGGAACTCGCCGAGCGCCACTATCGGCGATCCGAACTGCCGTGGGCGGCCGCCGGAGCGCCGGAGGCGTCGCTGCGCGTGGCGGCCGGTCGTGAGGCGGTGGACATCGACGTGCAGGTGCGCAAGCGCGATCCCGTGTTTGCCCCTCCGCGCCGAGAGAACCTGCTCGACAACGAGGATCCCGATATCAACTCCGACGGCCTCCAGCTCTATCTCACGCTGCCCGACTCGCAGGCGCAGGCGAGCTGGCTGCTCGTCCCGGAGGAGGGCGGTGGTGTCCGCATCGCGGCACGACAGGTGAGTGGCAGCGTGCCGGCCATCGGCGCCGAGTGGCGCCTAACGACCGATGGATACCGGGTGCGCATCCACCTGCCGCGTGGTTCGCAGGGCCTGGGCATCGACCGGCACTTCATGTTGAACGTCGTGATCAACGAGATTTCCCGTGATCGCGAGCGCCGTCGTGGTCAGCTCGTGGCCACCGGGGCCACGGGGGAGTGGGTGTACCTGCGCGGCGACCGCGAAGACCCCCTCCGGATGCTCGCCTTCGAGATCGTCGATGCCTGA
- a CDS encoding RNA methyltransferase, which translates to MPESLLHRVRVVLYEPQNPINIAATVRAMKNFGVRDLTLVRPVPYTPYRLEGIAHDTLDVIERIRDVDSLDEALSDAVLVAAFSARRRRVKWELATPRSLAPMVLSQAVQGTVVLMFGREDDGLPNEALDRAHVAITIPTSEHASLNLAQAVVIALYELHVAAGDATRIVEPHRHLVPPATSADLERLYRDQERALEAVEFFKTRFRTHIMRSARSMTSRTRLDAREVMLARAMWIEVVRAMNRYRGIAGLPPIDPGEPVAFDAGDDFVSTDDPSPTSTPHGNL; encoded by the coding sequence ATGCCTGAGTCGCTGCTCCATCGCGTGCGCGTGGTCCTCTACGAGCCGCAGAACCCGATCAACATCGCGGCGACGGTTCGGGCGATGAAGAACTTCGGCGTGCGCGACCTGACACTCGTGCGGCCGGTGCCCTACACGCCGTATCGACTGGAAGGCATCGCCCACGACACGCTCGACGTGATCGAACGGATCCGCGACGTCGACTCGCTGGATGAGGCGCTGTCCGACGCGGTCCTGGTGGCCGCGTTCTCCGCGCGGCGGCGCCGCGTGAAATGGGAACTCGCGACGCCGCGGTCGCTCGCGCCGATGGTGCTCTCGCAGGCGGTGCAGGGCACCGTCGTGCTCATGTTCGGTCGGGAGGACGACGGGCTGCCCAATGAGGCGCTCGACCGCGCGCACGTGGCCATCACGATCCCGACGAGCGAACACGCCTCGCTCAACCTGGCGCAGGCCGTCGTCATCGCCCTCTATGAACTGCACGTCGCCGCCGGCGACGCCACGCGGATCGTCGAGCCGCATCGGCACCTCGTGCCCCCGGCCACCAGCGCCGACCTCGAACGGCTGTATCGAGACCAGGAGCGCGCGCTCGAAGCGGTCGAGTTCTTCAAGACCCGCTTTCGCACCCACATCATGAGGAGCGCGCGGTCCATGACCTCACGCACCCGGCTCGACGCGCGCGAGGTCATGCTCGCCCGCGCGATGTGGATCGAGGTCGTGCGCGCAATGAATCGCTATCGCGGCATTGCGGGGCTCCCGCCGATCGATCCGGGTGAGCCCGTCGCATTCGACGCAGGTGACGACTTCGTGAGCACGGACGACCCATCGCCAACCTCCACACCGCACGGCAACTTGTAG
- a CDS encoding ABC transporter permease translates to MTRGGRHAVLAIGAVALAAVFVPLLAVKDPLAIEDVLATRLAAPFSRDGDGIFHVLGTDRFGRDLFVRTLLAARISLVVGVAGSLIATGLGVAIGAVSGWLGGVVDRLLMSLADALLAIPRLVLLLLCVALWAPGLGTVIVVLSVTGWMSVARLVRADVQGLCSAGFVDASRTLGAPGLRTLLRHVVPNATSGAMVAATLGVGNAILLESGLAFLGLGVQPPTPSWGNMIAGGRDLIVTAPWVALAPGLALIVTVLLCTVIGDGLRSRAGVPRSLGDRT, encoded by the coding sequence ATGACGCGCGGCGGCCGCCACGCGGTGCTCGCGATAGGCGCGGTGGCACTCGCCGCGGTCTTCGTGCCGCTGCTGGCCGTGAAGGATCCGCTCGCCATCGAAGATGTGCTCGCCACGCGACTCGCGGCGCCCTTCTCCCGGGACGGCGACGGCATCTTTCACGTGCTCGGCACCGACCGGTTTGGCCGCGACCTGTTCGTGCGCACGCTGCTCGCCGCGCGCATCTCGCTGGTCGTCGGTGTGGCGGGGTCGTTGATCGCCACGGGGCTCGGCGTGGCCATCGGCGCGGTGAGCGGCTGGCTGGGCGGTGTCGTCGACCGACTGCTCATGAGTCTCGCGGACGCGCTGCTCGCGATCCCGCGCCTGGTGCTGCTGTTGTTGTGCGTCGCCCTGTGGGCGCCGGGCCTTGGCACCGTGATCGTCGTGCTGTCGGTCACCGGCTGGATGTCGGTCGCGCGACTCGTCCGCGCCGACGTCCAGGGGCTCTGCTCGGCGGGCTTCGTCGACGCGTCGCGCACGCTCGGCGCGCCGGGCCTTCGCACGCTGCTCCGGCACGTGGTGCCCAACGCGACCAGTGGTGCGATGGTCGCCGCGACGCTTGGCGTGGGGAACGCGATCCTGCTGGAGAGCGGGCTCGCTTTCCTGGGGCTCGGCGTGCAGCCGCCGACCCCCAGTTGGGGCAACATGATCGCGGGCGGGCGCGACCTCATCGTCACGGCGCCCTGGGTCGCCCTCGCACCGGGTCTCGCCCTCATCGTGACCGTGTTGCTCTGCACCGTGATCGGCGACGGCCTGCGCAGCCGCGCCGGCGTCCCTCGCTCACTCGGCGATCGTACCTAG
- a CDS encoding peptide ABC transporter substrate-binding protein has translation MVVASGADLESANPLTTIHPLARQVQRYALFVTLARYDSTLAPSPYFARSWSWSADRRLLTLALTRGLRWHDGTPTTAADVAFTVDAARDPATGFFRRGDLGEVTGTVVHNDTSVSITFARPQARFPLVLCELPIAPASRLAEVPRARLRADEFARAPMGNGPYRFVERRARQFWTFVADSAFPPAMGGPPHVHRLVVAVVDEPTTKFAGLVSGDLDLAGIAPTMAGLVAEDPRLEVVSYPVAFTTALVFNAARAPFDDARVRRAIGAAIDRRRLVDVALNGFGVVADGAIPPDHPFHGLKPAAVDPGALLDSVGWVRQGAWRSRRGTRLAFTLRTVGNGDNALEQLVQADLRALGVDVRIAQMELGAFLAMARATEKSFDALVTGIPGDVSLSHLAAMFEGDQAGGALDYAGFHRAALDSLFDGTREAPTEAGLAAAWQAVDGWLAREAPVAWLYHARGVQGMSRRLGGVRMDLRGELVTLSQWTLSR, from the coding sequence GTGGTGGTCGCATCGGGTGCGGACCTCGAGTCGGCAAACCCGCTCACCACCATCCATCCGCTGGCGCGGCAGGTGCAGCGCTACGCGCTGTTCGTGACCCTGGCCCGGTACGACTCCACGCTGGCGCCGTCGCCCTACTTCGCGCGGTCGTGGTCATGGAGCGCCGACCGTCGGCTCCTCACGCTGGCGCTCACGCGCGGCCTGCGCTGGCACGACGGCACGCCCACCACGGCCGCCGATGTCGCGTTCACCGTCGATGCGGCACGTGATCCGGCGACGGGCTTCTTTCGTCGCGGCGACCTGGGCGAGGTGACGGGGACGGTGGTGCATAACGATACCTCGGTCTCGATCACCTTCGCGCGTCCTCAGGCGCGCTTTCCGCTCGTGCTGTGTGAATTGCCGATTGCGCCCGCCAGCCGCCTCGCCGAGGTGCCGCGTGCACGGCTCCGTGCCGACGAGTTTGCGCGCGCTCCGATGGGCAACGGCCCGTACCGTTTTGTGGAACGTCGCGCCAGACAATTCTGGACCTTTGTGGCCGACAGCGCGTTTCCACCAGCCATGGGCGGTCCGCCACATGTCCATCGGCTCGTGGTCGCCGTGGTCGATGAACCGACGACGAAGTTCGCCGGGCTGGTGAGTGGTGACCTCGACCTCGCCGGGATCGCGCCGACCATGGCCGGCCTCGTGGCCGAGGATCCGCGACTGGAGGTGGTGTCGTACCCGGTCGCCTTCACGACGGCGCTGGTGTTCAATGCCGCGCGCGCGCCGTTCGATGATGCGCGCGTCCGACGTGCGATCGGAGCGGCGATCGACCGGCGTCGCCTGGTCGACGTGGCGCTCAACGGGTTTGGCGTCGTCGCGGACGGCGCCATTCCACCGGACCATCCGTTTCACGGGCTGAAGCCCGCCGCGGTCGACCCCGGCGCCCTGCTCGATTCGGTGGGCTGGGTCAGACAGGGCGCCTGGCGGTCGCGCCGCGGGACGCGCCTCGCGTTCACGCTGCGCACCGTCGGCAACGGCGACAACGCGCTCGAGCAACTGGTGCAGGCCGACCTGCGAGCGTTGGGCGTCGACGTCCGGATCGCGCAAATGGAGCTCGGGGCCTTTTTGGCCATGGCGCGCGCGACGGAGAAATCGTTCGACGCGCTCGTCACCGGGATTCCCGGTGATGTGTCACTGTCTCACCTCGCGGCAATGTTCGAGGGCGACCAGGCCGGTGGGGCCCTGGACTACGCCGGCTTTCATCGCGCGGCGCTGGATAGTTTGTTCGACGGCACGCGTGAGGCGCCGACGGAGGCCGGGCTCGCGGCCGCCTGGCAGGCGGTGGACGGCTGGCTCGCGCGAGAGGCACCTGTTGCGTGGCTCTATCACGCGCGTGGGGTGCAGGGCATGTCGCGCCGACTCGGGGGCGTCCGGATGGACCTGCGTGGAGAGCTGGTCACCCTCTCGCAGTGGACACTCTCCCGGTGA